GCGGCCAGGTCCTGCAGTTCGCTCATGGGCGCGTCGCGTCTGTCGTCGGGAACCCGGATGTTAAACGGGCGGCGCGGTCGCGGTGGTGGGGTCGCCGGTGTACGCTCGAACGCGAACCCATCCGGAGGCTTCGATGAAGACGGTACTGGTGGCCAGCTCCAAGGGTGGTGTCGGCAAGACCACGATCGCAACCCATCTCGCCGCGCATTCCGCGCTGGCTGGCGAGCCCACCGTCCTGATCGACGCCGATCCGCAGCAGTCGTCGACGCGCTGGGCCGAGCGCCGCGCCGGTATGGAGGCCGCGGTGTTGCCGCTCGACGGCAGCGCGCGCCACAGGAAGGTCCTGGCATCGATCCCCGAGGGCGCGACGCGGCTGGTGATCGATGCACCCGCTGGCGCGATGGCCGAGGACCTCGACGCCTACCTGGAGCTCGCCGAGGCGGTGGTGGTGCCGGTGTTGCCGTCCGCGCTTGACATCGAGGCGACCGT
The genomic region above belongs to Luteimonas chenhongjianii and contains:
- a CDS encoding ParA family protein, which encodes MKTVLVASSKGGVGKTTIATHLAAHSALAGEPTVLIDADPQQSSTRWAERRAGMEAAVLPLDGSARHRKVLASIPEGATRLVIDAPAGAMAEDLDAYLELAEAVVVPVLPSALDIEATVGFLNTLARHPRIRRGQTRVGLVANRLRPHTNATQQALALLDQWPSPVIAQLRDSQAYVMLVGLGKSLFDYHSAQVREHQDDWTPLLKWLRK